A region of Leclercia adecarboxylata DNA encodes the following proteins:
- a CDS encoding tetratricopeptide repeat protein, protein MEELKSNSVSDRDYNPVYASASSGDVDAQIKLGKMYRDGDGVEKDGKKAVEWLTRAAEQGSSDAHYLLGDIYASGNGVPLSYSKALEWFKFPLEHGDSDTQVYVGWLHGNGFGVPKDNSKAAEYYALAAEQGNSTGQHNLGNLYEQGIGVPKDENKAFEYYSLSAQQEDSDAQAKLGAMYIARHDYEKGKDYLRMAGKNGNQSALETLKKIEAVQEKHRIEDSTRKVTCPYCKKQSVWGEKFCTGCTARIRYEQVRKYEYIGLGLGIVFVGFAISQSFSFSDTAIIFFAIWFLSLILGKLFGEKRPMFSRD, encoded by the coding sequence ATGGAAGAACTTAAATCAAATTCAGTTTCAGATCGCGATTATAATCCCGTTTACGCATCCGCCTCTTCGGGCGATGTTGACGCCCAAATTAAACTCGGAAAAATGTACCGTGACGGCGACGGAGTTGAAAAGGATGGCAAAAAAGCCGTCGAGTGGCTGACAAGAGCTGCAGAGCAGGGTAGTTCAGATGCCCATTACCTTTTGGGCGACATATATGCTTCGGGAAACGGAGTCCCTTTGAGCTATTCAAAAGCCCTGGAGTGGTTCAAATTTCCGTTAGAACATGGCGACTCGGATACTCAGGTTTACGTGGGGTGGCTACACGGAAATGGATTTGGGGTTCCTAAAGATAATTCAAAAGCTGCAGAATATTATGCACTTGCGGCAGAACAGGGTAATAGCACTGGCCAACATAACCTTGGAAACCTTTACGAGCAAGGAATAGGGGTGCCCAAAGATGAAAATAAGGCATTCGAATACTATTCATTGTCAGCGCAACAAGAGGATAGCGATGCCCAGGCGAAATTGGGGGCAATGTACATTGCTCGTCATGACTATGAAAAAGGCAAAGACTACCTTCGCATGGCAGGTAAGAATGGCAACCAAAGCGCACTTGAAACGCTAAAGAAAATTGAAGCGGTTCAAGAAAAACACAGAATCGAAGACAGCACCAGGAAAGTCACCTGCCCTTACTGCAAAAAGCAAAGCGTGTGGGGGGAAAAATTTTGCACCGGTTGCACAGCTCGGATTAGGTACGAACAGGTAAGAAAATATGAATATATAGGTTTAGGTCTAGGTATTGTTTTCGTTGGATTTGCTATAAGTCAGAGCTTTTCATTTAGTGATACAGCCATTATTTTCTTCGCTATATGGTTTCTTTCTCTCATCCTCGGTAAATTGTTCGGTGAAAAAAGACCTATGTTCAGCAGAGACTAA